A portion of the Acidobacteriaceae bacterium genome contains these proteins:
- a CDS encoding pyridoxal phosphate-dependent aminotransferase, with protein sequence MSTNPAQNPLMKALAARINEEDTSYRTKMVEIAAKLQDVIAMGRGDPDFRTPEHIAEAARQAITDDRTHYTHPAGIPELREAVSSMLKAEYKLDYSTEEIIVTAGVQEAMMLCMLALINEGDEVLIPSPRFTSYDTAVHMLGGKIVPVPTREEHNFALMPADVEARITSRSKVLVLVTPNNPTGAVTEPEQVRELAEIAKKHNLIVISDEIYAKIIFDGSEHLSIGSLPGMKERTITLNGFSKSYAMTGFRVGYLAAPADFVQMLIEPRHTLSINATTPSQWAALAALTGPQDDSVAMFEAYRDRRDFMMKALDEIGFTYGHPGGAFYIYANVENSGLAAPEFCELLLRECRVLLFPGTLFGDDDNRYVRMSLLQPIERMKEAMERISAAKERLFVNAK encoded by the coding sequence ATGAGCACGAACCCCGCACAGAATCCCCTCATGAAGGCGCTCGCAGCGCGCATCAACGAAGAAGACACCTCCTACCGCACCAAGATGGTGGAGATCGCCGCGAAGCTGCAGGACGTCATCGCGATGGGTCGCGGAGATCCAGACTTCCGCACGCCCGAGCACATCGCCGAAGCCGCACGCCAGGCCATCACCGACGACCGCACGCACTACACGCATCCCGCTGGCATCCCTGAGCTGCGCGAAGCCGTGTCGTCGATGCTCAAGGCCGAGTACAAGCTCGACTACTCAACCGAAGAGATCATCGTCACCGCAGGCGTGCAGGAAGCCATGATGCTCTGCATGCTCGCGCTCATCAACGAAGGCGATGAAGTCCTCATCCCCTCGCCGCGCTTCACCTCGTACGACACAGCTGTGCACATGCTCGGCGGCAAGATCGTACCGGTGCCCACGCGCGAAGAGCACAACTTCGCGCTGATGCCCGCTGACGTAGAAGCACGCATCACGTCGCGCTCCAAGGTGCTCGTGCTCGTCACGCCCAACAACCCGACCGGCGCTGTCACCGAGCCCGAGCAGGTGCGCGAACTCGCAGAGATCGCGAAGAAGCATAACCTCATCGTCATCTCCGACGAGATCTACGCGAAGATCATCTTCGACGGCAGCGAACATCTCTCCATCGGCTCACTGCCCGGCATGAAGGAACGCACCATCACGCTCAATGGCTTCTCGAAGAGCTATGCGATGACCGGCTTCCGCGTCGGCTACCTCGCTGCTCCTGCGGATTTCGTGCAGATGCTCATCGAGCCGCGCCACACGCTCAGCATCAACGCAACGACGCCGTCGCAGTGGGCCGCGCTCGCCGCACTCACCGGCCCGCAGGATGACTCCGTCGCCATGTTCGAAGCCTACCGCGATCGCCGCGATTTCATGATGAAGGCGCTCGACGAAATCGGCTTCACCTACGGTCATCCCGGCGGCGCGTTCTACATCTACGCGAATGTCGAGAACTCCGGCCTCGCCGCACCGGAGTTCTGCGAACTGCTGCTGCGCGAGTGCCGCGTACTGCTCTTCCCCGGCACGCTCTTCGGTGACGACGACAACCGCTACGTCCGCATGAGTCTGCTGCAACCCATCGAACGCATGAAGGAAGCCATGGAGCGCATCAGCGCAGCGAAGGAGCGTCTCTTTGTCAACGCAAAGTAA
- a CDS encoding Gfo/Idh/MocA family oxidoreductase, with product MSTQSNASHQLLLIGLGTRGRMWTRVIDASPNARIAAAVDPHAPTREEFAAAHPDVPVFATHQEALGAGITFTAAVLVTPPDGHLQQCTDLFDAGLPILAEKPLTLDLAESARILELAEEHKLALSVGLNFRYLPVHQKYRELLTSEFLGTVGFGEFIYRRHRDGRRPGINKYPLTMEQPMMLEQSIHHLDLIRFCYGREVESIMCRTWNPAWSMYADDANVHALLTLEGGIAINYFGTWSGGWNVPGFEWRTDCEGGVFVQRELFSDLAYAKTTDTELTPVEIADAEAFYDDSAALLIDFLNALDNNLPAPCDGRDHLRTLALCFAGIESSRTGNAVVMQEYFQRNGLQALLR from the coding sequence TTGTCAACGCAAAGTAACGCTTCACACCAGCTGCTGCTGATCGGGCTAGGCACGCGCGGCCGCATGTGGACACGCGTCATCGACGCATCACCGAACGCCCGTATCGCCGCCGCCGTGGACCCTCACGCACCGACACGTGAGGAGTTCGCTGCAGCGCATCCCGACGTGCCCGTCTTCGCCACACATCAGGAAGCACTCGGCGCAGGCATCACCTTCACCGCGGCCGTGCTCGTCACGCCGCCAGACGGCCACCTGCAGCAATGCACCGACCTCTTCGACGCAGGTCTTCCCATCCTCGCCGAGAAGCCGCTCACGCTCGATCTCGCAGAGTCCGCACGCATCCTCGAACTCGCTGAAGAGCACAAGCTCGCGCTCTCCGTCGGCTTGAACTTCCGCTACCTGCCGGTGCATCAGAAGTATCGCGAGTTGCTGACCAGCGAGTTCCTCGGCACCGTTGGCTTTGGTGAGTTTATCTATCGTCGTCATCGCGACGGCCGTCGTCCGGGCATCAACAAATATCCGCTCACGATGGAGCAGCCGATGATGCTCGAGCAGAGCATCCACCACCTCGACCTCATTCGCTTCTGCTATGGCCGCGAAGTCGAAAGCATCATGTGCCGCACGTGGAACCCCGCGTGGAGCATGTACGCTGACGACGCTAACGTCCACGCTCTGCTGACGCTTGAGGGCGGTATCGCCATCAACTACTTCGGCACCTGGTCCGGTGGCTGGAACGTCCCAGGCTTCGAGTGGCGCACCGACTGTGAAGGCGGCGTCTTCGTGCAACGCGAGCTCTTCTCTGACCTCGCTTATGCCAAGACCACTGACACCGAACTCACACCGGTAGAGATCGCGGACGCTGAAGCCTTCTATGATGACAGCGCTGCCTTACTCATCGACTTCCTCAACGCACTCGACAACAACCTGCCCGCACCGTGTGATGGGCGTGATCATCTTCGCACCCTTGCACTCTGCTTTGCAGGTATCGAAAGCTCAAGGACCGGCAACGCCGTGGTGATGCAGGAGTACTTCCAACGTAACGGTCTACAGGCTCTTCTTCGCTAA
- a CDS encoding amidohydrolase family protein translates to MPEAAAWRFQKITAPIMDIPVEHKVLVGRVLTAVGDEVIENGVVEIKDGVIVAVGKASDRADLDAAYVVKTNGTMIPGMFNSHAHLAWDGVHDLARQALDDTPEISAYKSATNMLKSLRAGITTVRDLGMNQSNFAAKQAVAQGIFPGPRLLICGEAIVQTGGHTYWCCREASGADEMRRAVREQVRGGADLIKIMASHDLHEFTDEELEAVIDETHRNGLPITAHATFDSIINRVVKFGIDVVEHGGSLSDETIALLLERKVPIVTTFAPIVQQSVPEIARKFNVPDWKLAERQKAVADKSRYEGLKKAAEAGVPIVFGTDAGSPAVGHEVVSPEMQFMVKVGVMKDNYAAIRSATIVAAKMNKLDSKLGTLEAGKLADVVVVDGNPLEDLKALDKVTMTFLEGKRLV, encoded by the coding sequence ATGCCCGAAGCAGCAGCCTGGCGCTTTCAAAAGATCACCGCGCCGATCATGGATATCCCCGTGGAGCACAAGGTCCTCGTCGGCCGCGTCCTCACCGCCGTCGGCGACGAAGTCATCGAAAACGGCGTCGTCGAAATCAAGGACGGCGTAATCGTTGCTGTCGGCAAAGCCTCCGACCGCGCCGATCTCGATGCTGCCTACGTCGTGAAGACGAACGGCACGATGATCCCCGGCATGTTCAACAGCCACGCGCACCTCGCGTGGGACGGTGTGCACGACCTCGCTCGTCAAGCGCTCGATGATACGCCCGAGATCAGTGCCTACAAGTCTGCAACGAACATGCTGAAGAGCCTTCGTGCAGGCATCACCACCGTGCGCGACCTCGGCATGAACCAATCGAACTTCGCAGCCAAGCAAGCCGTCGCACAAGGCATCTTCCCCGGCCCTCGCCTACTCATCTGCGGCGAAGCGATCGTGCAAACAGGCGGCCACACCTACTGGTGCTGCCGTGAAGCCTCCGGCGCTGACGAGATGCGTCGCGCTGTGCGCGAACAGGTTCGCGGCGGTGCCGACCTCATCAAGATCATGGCCTCGCACGATCTGCATGAGTTCACCGATGAAGAGCTCGAAGCAGTGATCGACGAGACGCATCGCAACGGTCTTCCCATCACCGCACACGCGACCTTTGACTCCATCATCAACCGCGTCGTGAAGTTCGGCATCGATGTCGTCGAGCACGGTGGGTCGCTCTCGGACGAGACGATCGCTCTGCTGCTTGAGCGCAAAGTCCCCATCGTCACGACCTTCGCACCCATTGTGCAGCAGAGCGTTCCCGAGATCGCACGCAAGTTCAACGTGCCCGACTGGAAATTAGCAGAACGCCAGAAGGCCGTGGCCGACAAATCTCGCTATGAAGGTCTGAAGAAGGCTGCTGAAGCTGGCGTGCCCATCGTCTTCGGCACTGACGCAGGCAGCCCCGCCGTTGGCCACGAAGTCGTCTCGCCCGAGATGCAGTTCATGGTGAAGGTCGGCGTCATGAAGGACAACTACGCCGCCATTCGCAGCGCCACCATCGTGGCCGCGAAGATGAACAAGCTCGACAGCAAGCTCGGCACGCTCGAAGCAGGCAAGCTCGCTGACGTTGTCGTCGTCGACGGCAACCCGCTCGAAGATCTGAAAGCACTCGATAAGGTCACGATGACCTTCCTGGAAGGAAAGCGCCTGGTATGA
- a CDS encoding Ig-like domain repeat protein: MSKLLRHSATLAALSAATLGTPFLRAQASSTAHPRLSGNVVDSKLRRPLNGATPLLARQAVDKGSLAASEPLNDMKLVLRRSSDAQAALNSYLDDVQNAASPNFHKWLTPEQFGERFGASDADIAAVSQWLEGNGISISSISKSRTVITFSSTEAQFEHTFGAQMHHYDLHGEARVANSAVPSVPSALSPAIVGIATLGNATFRPLHTKPTLAKFTANSGWAKSGAVKSSAQDVQGTTPQFTSNISGANYPLVGPADFGLIYGVNTLWNSGVTGTGQSIAIVAESDVAQSDVDAFRKAFGLPATTVSQIVLGADPGLDASSGAEGEAVLDVEWAGAMAPAATVNLLIAESNATQTGILVAAEYAIDHNLSPVMDVSWGACELGLGASGNQYFDDLWSQAAAQGISVMVASGDAGSVGCDQNEYYSDYGQQVNGMASTQYNTAVGGTDFYGNADGANSYWTLANDPTTLQSAKSYVPESAWNDSCVSPLLLAHAADFGLTETTSGAICDNEYAFLDTTGGGGGVSQCTSSDQSTQGSCTGGHPAPVWQQSVSSIGATGKRHLPDVSFFAGAGLWGSAYAFCEADEATSDMCVNNSGTMTTLSAGGTSFASPAFAGIVALLNQQQGARQGNINKYLYALAAKQFANPTLAANCQSGAGADTSGCIFHDVVDGTISEPCAVGIIVDPSTGALCITIDSYNYVGATPGYAATAGYDMATGLGSLNAGLLASNWASVTSNDGATLTSHTISGPTSIVYGTATPSSITVKASTGTSTPSGTVAMLSTESDGSTLAIASGVLSNGTAQVSFDTLTPGSHQLYASYGGDASFGASSSQPTSFVVAKAATTMTAIASAVTVQAQHSSTIVVKVQASSLALNPTGAIVFTNQTTGKLLGSTALSALLDTSSGNSWAQASFLVQDSMLAGGNNVIVASYVGDSNYLSASSQTVNVAFVPFYVVTTSAPSIDIALSDTSHGSVTITVASSTGAAVNPAVLSLSCPAITIGGISCQFTNPVQNADGSMSYTLTLTANNLHSAVVKNTLPLQDQHGPGKEISMALLTGMALFLGRRKRWARTRSLASMAVLLLGIATLSGCAGSQAASTSPAVTNQLSVSATKIGFGSSLTMTATLVPVSNSGAPSGTVLFYDGATPLGSAPVVGGKASLTVSTLSIGTHTLTGSYSGDSTFMPSASSANTVSVSLATSLGVQVLDSSGNVATLALPITIH, encoded by the coding sequence ATGTCGAAATTGTTGCGCCACTCGGCAACGCTTGCGGCCCTGTCCGCAGCCACCCTGGGTACGCCCTTTCTTCGGGCTCAAGCTTCTTCCACCGCGCATCCGCGACTGTCAGGCAACGTCGTAGATTCGAAGCTCCGTAGACCTTTGAACGGAGCAACTCCTCTACTGGCGCGACAGGCTGTCGACAAGGGAAGCCTGGCTGCATCAGAACCGTTGAATGATATGAAGCTCGTGCTGCGTCGATCGTCAGACGCCCAGGCTGCATTAAATAGCTATCTCGACGATGTGCAAAACGCTGCGTCGCCAAACTTTCACAAGTGGCTTACACCGGAGCAGTTTGGAGAGCGCTTTGGCGCCAGCGATGCAGATATCGCCGCCGTCTCGCAGTGGCTGGAGGGAAATGGAATTTCAATTTCCTCCATCTCGAAGAGCCGCACGGTAATTACCTTCTCGTCGACAGAAGCGCAGTTCGAGCACACGTTTGGCGCGCAGATGCACCACTATGACTTGCACGGCGAAGCACGAGTTGCTAACAGTGCCGTTCCGTCGGTGCCGTCGGCGTTGTCTCCCGCAATTGTAGGGATCGCAACGCTTGGCAATGCGACGTTCCGTCCTTTGCACACGAAGCCGACCCTGGCGAAGTTCACTGCAAACAGTGGATGGGCGAAGAGTGGCGCGGTGAAGAGTTCTGCACAGGATGTGCAGGGCACAACACCGCAGTTCACCAGCAATATTTCGGGCGCAAACTACCCGCTCGTTGGGCCCGCGGATTTTGGCTTGATCTATGGGGTCAACACACTCTGGAATAGTGGCGTTACCGGGACAGGGCAGTCAATTGCAATCGTCGCGGAGAGTGACGTTGCCCAGAGCGACGTCGATGCGTTCCGTAAGGCTTTTGGTCTGCCAGCAACAACGGTGAGCCAGATCGTCCTTGGGGCCGACCCTGGTCTGGACGCATCCAGCGGCGCAGAAGGTGAGGCGGTACTCGACGTAGAGTGGGCGGGTGCTATGGCACCGGCTGCAACGGTCAACCTTCTCATTGCTGAATCCAATGCGACGCAGACGGGAATCCTTGTCGCTGCAGAGTATGCCATCGATCACAATTTAAGTCCGGTGATGGACGTAAGCTGGGGCGCTTGTGAGTTGGGTCTGGGGGCCTCCGGCAATCAGTACTTCGACGACCTGTGGTCGCAGGCTGCAGCGCAGGGAATCAGCGTCATGGTTGCCAGCGGTGATGCCGGCTCGGTGGGTTGCGATCAGAATGAGTATTACTCGGACTATGGCCAGCAGGTAAATGGTATGGCTTCGACGCAATACAACACCGCTGTTGGCGGAACCGACTTCTATGGCAATGCCGATGGCGCAAACAGTTACTGGACGCTTGCGAATGATCCCACTACGTTGCAGTCGGCGAAGTCCTATGTTCCTGAATCCGCATGGAACGATAGCTGCGTGAGCCCCCTTCTCCTGGCGCACGCTGCTGACTTCGGTTTGACCGAAACTACCTCAGGAGCGATCTGCGACAACGAATACGCATTCCTGGATACAACGGGTGGTGGAGGAGGTGTTAGCCAGTGCACGAGTTCGGACCAGTCAACCCAGGGATCATGCACTGGTGGCCATCCCGCGCCGGTATGGCAGCAAAGCGTAAGTAGCATTGGGGCCACCGGCAAGCGTCACCTTCCAGACGTTTCTTTCTTTGCTGGTGCAGGTCTATGGGGTTCTGCCTACGCATTCTGTGAGGCAGATGAGGCAACCTCGGACATGTGTGTCAACAATAGTGGCACCATGACTACACTGAGCGCAGGTGGAACCAGTTTTGCCTCGCCAGCGTTCGCAGGTATTGTTGCTCTCTTGAATCAGCAGCAAGGGGCTCGACAGGGCAACATCAACAAGTACCTCTATGCTTTGGCTGCCAAGCAGTTTGCTAATCCGACTCTGGCTGCAAACTGTCAGTCAGGTGCAGGAGCGGATACAAGCGGCTGCATCTTCCATGACGTTGTGGATGGAACAATCAGCGAACCCTGTGCCGTGGGCATCATCGTTGATCCGAGCACAGGTGCGCTCTGCATCACGATCGATTCTTACAACTATGTCGGTGCGACACCGGGGTACGCTGCAACCGCTGGTTACGATATGGCTACCGGGCTTGGTTCGCTCAACGCTGGCCTGCTCGCTTCTAATTGGGCCTCCGTTACATCGAACGATGGAGCTACGCTGACATCGCATACGATCTCTGGACCAACCAGCATCGTCTACGGAACAGCCACGCCCTCTTCGATTACGGTGAAGGCTTCAACCGGAACGAGTACGCCGAGTGGAACAGTTGCCATGCTCTCTACGGAAAGCGATGGCTCCACGCTGGCGATTGCTTCTGGCGTGCTCAGCAATGGCACGGCACAGGTAAGCTTCGACACATTGACGCCTGGATCGCACCAACTCTATGCGTCTTATGGTGGCGATGCTTCCTTCGGAGCTAGCTCCTCACAACCAACGTCGTTCGTTGTCGCAAAGGCTGCTACAACGATGACCGCAATCGCAAGCGCAGTAACGGTGCAAGCTCAGCACAGCTCCACCATAGTGGTGAAGGTACAGGCAAGCAGCCTGGCGCTCAACCCGACTGGAGCGATTGTGTTCACAAACCAGACCACAGGCAAACTACTTGGTTCCACTGCCTTGTCGGCGCTGTTGGACACCAGCAGCGGCAACTCCTGGGCTCAGGCTTCGTTCCTTGTGCAGGATTCGATGCTGGCGGGTGGGAACAACGTGATCGTGGCTTCGTATGTGGGCGACTCCAACTATCTGTCTGCGAGCAGCCAGACGGTGAACGTGGCGTTCGTGCCTTTCTACGTAGTCACGACGAGCGCGCCGTCGATTGATATCGCACTCAGCGATACCTCTCACGGTTCGGTCACGATCACGGTTGCGTCAAGCACGGGCGCGGCGGTCAATCCTGCCGTTCTTTCGCTCTCCTGCCCGGCAATCACCATCGGTGGCATAAGCTGCCAGTTTACAAATCCGGTGCAGAACGCTGACGGATCGATGTCCTACACCTTGACGTTGACTGCTAACAACCTTCACAGCGCAGTCGTCAAAAACACTCTGCCGTTGCAAGATCAGCACGGACCAGGGAAGGAAATTTCCATGGCACTCCTGACAGGTATGGCTCTCTTTCTGGGGCGGCGTAAGCGGTGGGCCCGCACTCGTTCTCTCGCAAGCATGGCGGTGCTTCTGCTTGGCATCGCAACGTTGAGCGGATGCGCTGGCTCTCAGGCGGCGAGCACTTCGCCTGCTGTAACCAATCAGTTGTCGGTCTCTGCAACAAAAATTGGCTTTGGTAGCAGCCTGACGATGACTGCAACGCTTGTCCCGGTTTCCAACTCTGGAGCGCCGAGTGGAACGGTTCTGTTTTACGACGGAGCAACACCTCTTGGCTCTGCTCCAGTGGTTGGCGGAAAGGCATCGCTGACTGTGTCAACTCTTTCGATCGGAACGCACACACTGACCGGAAGCTACAGTGGCGACTCGACGTTTATGCCCTCAGCCTCATCCGCAAATACGGTGAGTGTCAGCCTTGCGACCTCGCTGGGAGTGCAGGTACTCGATTCGTCCGGCAATGTGGCGACTCTGGCATTGCCGATCACGATTCACTAG